In Patescibacteria group bacterium, the DNA window GCTTGGAGGAGTTCATCTAAATCAGAACCTTGAGAGGCTAATTGAGTTTCGATCTTCTTGATTTCTTCATCAATATCTGCTTGTTCAACCTTAATTCCTAATCGCTTGGCTTCTTGAATAATTAAAGATTGAGAAATTAAATTATCAAGGGTTTGCTGACCACTTTGTTTTTCCAACTCTCTGTCTAAAGCAAAACGGGTGATTGGAGAATTGTTAACCAGAGCTGCCAGAAAAAGATGTTTAAAATTAAACAAAAAGCCAAAAACAACAAGTAAACTCAAAATAACAATCAGGACTTTCTTTGTTCGCTCATCAAATTTAATCTTTGAGAATGCCTTTATCTTTTTATCAAATTTAATCATAAACAGGATTGTAACATTTCTTTTCTATAAAGTGCAAATTTGCTATAATAATCTAAATCTAGCCGAGGTGGCGGAACTG includes these proteins:
- a CDS encoding SurA N-terminal domain-containing protein, coding for MIKFDKKIKAFSKIKFDERTKKVLIVILSLLVVFGFLFNFKHLFLAALVNNSPITRFALDRELEKQSGQQTLDNLISQSLIIQEAKRLGIKVEQADIDEEIKKIETQLASQGSDLDELLQAQGQSRKSIGEQIKIQLIIEKVLGKDIAVSEEEISNYFEENKELIGEDVTLEEVKGDIEEQLKQEKLSEKFSSWLEELKQKAKIHYFLNF